A stretch of Cucumis sativus cultivar 9930 chromosome 2, Cucumber_9930_V3, whole genome shotgun sequence DNA encodes these proteins:
- the CS-ETR1 gene encoding ethylene receptor 1 (The RefSeq protein has 3 substitutions compared to this genomic sequence), with protein sequence METCYCIEPQWPADELLMKYQYISDFFIALAYFSIPLELIYFVKKSAVFPYRWVLVQFGAFIVLCGATHLINLWTFTMHSRTVAVVMTTAKVLTAVVSCATALMLVHIIPDLLSVKTRELFLKNKAAELDREMGLIRTQEETGRHVRMLTHEIRSTLDRHTILKTTLVELGRTLALEECALWMPTRTGLELQLSYTLHQQNPVGYTVPINLPVISQVFSSNRAVKISPNSPVASLRPRAGRYVAGEVVAVRVPLLHLSNFQINDWPELSTKRYALMVLMLPSDSARQWRVHELELVEVVADQVAVALSHAAILEESMRARDPLMEQNVALDLARREAETANHARNDFLAVMNHEMRTPMHAIIALSSLLQETELTPEQRLMVETILKSSNLLATLINDVLDLSRLEDGSLQLDIGTFNLHAVFKEVLNLIKPVTLVKKLSLTLHLGLDLPVFAVGDEKRLMQAILNVVGNAVKFSKEGSISISAIVAKAETFREIRVPDFHPVPSDSHFYLRVQVKDTGSGISPQDIPKLFTKFAQTTVGPRNSCGSGLGLAICKRFVNLMEGHIWLESEGLGKGCTATFIVKLGIAEQSNESKLPFTSKIHENSIHTSFPGLKVLVMDDNGVSRSVTKGLLVHLGCEVTTAGSIEEFLRVVSQEHKVVFMDICTPGVDGYELAIRIREKFAKCHERPFMVVLTGNSDKVTKESCLRAGMDGLILKPVSIDKMRSVLSELIERRVLFETS encoded by the exons ATGGAGACTTGTTATTGCATTGAGCCACAATGGCCAGCTGATGAGCTGTTGATGAAGTATCAGTATATCTCTGATTTCTTCATCGCACTTGCATACTTCTCGATCCCATTGGAGCTCATCTACTTTGTAAAGAAATCTGCAGTGTTTCCCTACAGATGGGTTCTTGTTCAGTTTGGTGCTTTCATTGTTCTTTGTGGTGCAACACATCTTATTAACCTATGGACCTTTACCATGCATTCAAGAACGGTAGCAGTAGTAATGACCACTGCAAAGGTTTTAACTGCTGTGGTATCATGTGCAACTGCCCTTATGCTTGTACATATTATACCCGATTTATTAAGTGTTAAAACTAGAGAGCTCTTTTTGAAGAATAAGGCTGCTGAATTGGATAGGGAAATGGGACTCATTCGTACCCAAGAAGAAACTGGTCGACACGTAAGGATGCTTACTCATGAAATTAGGAGTACTCTTGATAGACATACTATACTAAAAACCACTCTTGTTGAGCTGGGAAGAACCTTGGCTTTGGAAGAGTGTGCACTTTGGATGCCAACTCGAACTGGATTAGAACTTCAACTATCCTATACTCTTCATCAGCAGAATCCAGTGGGATATACTGTCCCCATCAATCTCCCTGTGATCAGTCAAGTTTTTAGTAGTAATCGGGCCGTAAAAATATCCCCAAATTCCCCAGTGGCGAGCCTACGACCTCGTGCTGGGAGATATGTGGCTGGAGAGGTTGTTGCTGTTCGTGTTCCTCTATTGcatctttctaattttcaaataaatgatTGGCCAGAGCTTTCGACTAAGCGATATGCGCTTATGGTTTTGATGCTTCCATCAGATAGTGCTAGACAATGGCGTGTTCATGAGTTGGAGCTGGTTGAAGTTGTTGCTGATCAG GTAGCAGTAGCTCTTTCTCATGCTGCAATCTTAGAAGAGTCAATGAGGGCTAGAGATCTCTTAATGGAGCAGAACGTTGCCCTTGATCTAGCCAGGAGAGAAGCAGAAACGGCAATACGAGCCCGGAATGATTTCTTGGCTGTCATGAACCATGAGATGAGAACTCCGATGCATGCGATTATTGCCCTCTCTTCATTATTACAAGAGACTGAACTTACACCAGAGCAACGTCTGATGGttgaaacaatattaaaaagcaGTAACCTTTTAGCTACTCTAATCAATGATGTTCTGGATCTTTCAAGGCTTGAAGACGGCAGCCTACAACTGGACATTGGCACATTTAATCTTCATGCCGTTTTCAAAGAG GTGCTTAACTTGATCAAGCCTGTTACGCTAGTAAAAAAGTTGTCATTGACCTTACATTTGGGCCTTGATTTGCCAGTATTTGCCGTTGGTGATGAGAAACGTCTCATGCAAGCTATTCTTAATGTTGTGGGTAATGctgtaaaattttcaaaagaaggTAGTATATCAATCTCAGCCATTGTTGCAAAAGCAGAAACCTTCAGAGAAATTCGAGTGCCAGATTTTCACCCTGTGCCAAGTGATAGCCATTTTTATTTACGTGTCCAG GTAAAAGATACTGGATCTGGAATTAGTCCTCAAGATATTCCAAAGTTGTTCACCAAATTTGCACAAACTACAGTGGGACCAAGAAACTCTTGTGGCAGTGGTCTTGGGCTTGCAATTTGTAAAAG GTTTGTGAATCTTATGGAAGGACATATATGGCTTGAAAGTGAAGGTCTTGGAAAGGGATGCACGGCTACTTTTATTGTAAAACTTGGAATTGCTGAACAATCAAATGAATCAAAGCTTCCCTTTACATCAAAAATTCATGAAAACAGCATCCATACAAGTTTTCCTGGACTCAAAGTCCTTGTTATGGACGATAATGG AGTTAGTCGTTCGGTGACAAAAGGACTTCTTGTACATCTTGGATGCGAAGTAACAACAGCAGGCTCAATTGAGGAGTTCTTACGAGTCGTCTCCCAGGAACACAAGGTGGTTTTCATGGATATCTGCACTCCTGGTGTTGATGGTTATGAACTAGCTATACGTATCCGCGAAAAATTTGCAAAGTGCCATGAAAGACCATTCATGGTAGTACTGACTGGAAACTCAGACAAAGTAACAAAGGAGAGCTGCCTCAGAGCTGGCATGGATGGGCTAATACTAAAACCGGTTTCGATTGATAAAATGAGGAGCGTGTTGTCGGAACTTATAGAGCGTCGGGTTCTATTTGAAACATCTTGA